In a genomic window of Lepisosteus oculatus isolate fLepOcu1 chromosome 5, fLepOcu1.hap2, whole genome shotgun sequence:
- the LOC107076870 gene encoding uncharacterized protein C6orf132 homolog — protein MKRGTLNSIWGRKNNNLFGTHVEIKERENVELVLDSAAFPESGTAKVRARPTVKHISSGSTHASSEVVQGFAVPTPKVPPAVIQPGITAKENGAKSNSYSNGIVAEFPDMEETIYIPPPPAMAPPPPPPISQPIPPPLEFANDPAPSPSVAVSSPNLDLASLCPPPMAPPSPPKQFFKKDPDIAPFKPPPPMAPPKPPSGKSHKNLQQTSSSAYRNPNFSEDYTPQHPHFSPPPPPPLSQKQPSHVGPQPAPSVPAKTHKMPPPKPMRNSSMPNQDMPPQQPAPAPPLQKSMPSSFNPQNAAKLYNPESTAQPGSKSDREQKGKSIIFLQDTITDHLPTQVNGKDSSTVEHSNSCPPEVSPVPPAKPARRNSSGIQLEKDLKEFKDKIQTPASSDLSNPTARMDEVDVPLVASMDVDTPTYLSKTALPTLVLKRDVVWDEDTPKPAFTQNSLEQSSSEPQQQASPGKSRKQSPYISRTPYSLRVSEVLSGSGASQKDRSKSPMDLLLAAKQRNQNRSSLSIQSSNNNSSNISSSVSIHQSESSPNSFTVVPKSSGRETTLGTPISSSYKPFDPEPSMSPLTIPAVRSETPAVILQPIKKVQSSELLQSEECASTDVVQRLLHSPKHAPSSTLMVDLLEKHDTESPVPSPSVRDEENGEDLFIPFIPPPPEFANSDTEEESIPAPKKPPPSLPPSTPIQQKSNLILSSSEKVSTPAATIVNKTKGPPPPPKPVLKSMGLPRFPASNTSLKAAVQTQQKAPMQVPAKQNKPPPPPNPVLKPAPTPSQMTLQSILQKKMLEMDLKPTFQEVDTNPDEWGTSQSDDESSHPVKPKSQQKDKNANSQVKQSQGQDLRTKNELASKVKKPMASPTSTRPDTSGLDKSKQAYGMTFTVRPGTKQPITPVSKGESM, from the exons AAAATGTAGAATTGGTTCTGGATTCTGCTGCGTTTCCAGAATCTGGGACAGCAAAAGTGCGAGCCCGACCCACTGTTAAACACATCTCCAGTGGTTCAACCCAT GCTTCCTCTGAAGTTGTGCAAGGATTTGCTGTTCCAACTCCAAAAGTGCCCCCTGCCGTCATTCAGCCAGGGATCACTGCAAAAG aaaatggtGCAAAGTCCAATAGCTACTCCAATGGAATAGTTGCAGAATTTCCCGATATGGAGGAAACGATatacatcccacccccaccagcaATGGCCCCACCACCACCTCCCCCAATATCTCAACCCATTCCTCCTCCCCTAGAGTTTGCCAATGACCCTGCCCCTTCTCCCTCTGTTGCTGTCTCTTCCCCAAACTTGGATCTGGCTTCTTTGTGTCCTCCACCCATGGCCCCTCCAAGCCCACCCAAACAGTTCTTTAAAAAGGACCCCGATATTGCTCCCTTCAAACCACCACCTCCTATGGCACCCCCAAAGCCCCCCTCAGGGAAGTCGCACAAGAACCTGCAGCAGACCTCCTCTTCAGCATACAGAAATCCCAACTTCAGCGAAGACTATACCCCTCAGCATCCACATTTTTctcctcccccacccccaccactatCCCAGAAACAGCCGTCCCATGTGGGCCCTCAGCCTGCTCCCTCTGTGCCAGCCAAAACCCACAAAATGCCCCCTCCCAAACCAATGAGAAATTCCTCCATGCCAAATCAAGACATGCCACCACAGCAGCCAGCTCCCGCTCCACCTCTTCAAAAATCCATGCCCTCCAGCTTCAACCCCCAAAATGCTGCCAAGCTGTACAACCCAGAGAGCACGGCCCAACCAGGCAGCAAGTCTGACAGAGAGCAAAAGGGAAAGTCCATCATCTTCCTGCAGGATACGATCACTGATCACCTCCCTACCCAAGTGAATGGCAAAGATTCTTCCACTGTGGAGCATTCCAACAGTTGCCCTCCAGAGGTATCTCCTGTACCTCCTGCCAAACCTGCCCGGAGAAACAGCTCGGGCATTCAGCTGGAGAAAGATCTCAAGGAGTTCAAGGACAAAATTCAGACCCCTGCATCCAGTGACCTAAGCAATCCCACAGCAAGAATGGATGAAGTAGATGTCCCCCTAGTAGCCTCCATGGATGTGGACACTCCTACATACCTTTCCAAGACTGCCCTGCCAACTTTGGTTCTGAAGAGAGATGTTGTATGGGATGAGGATACACCCAAACCCGCATTCACACAGAATAGCCTGGAGCAGAGTTCCAGCGAACCCCAGCAGCAGGCATCTCCGGGCAAGAGCCGGAAACAAAGCCCATATATCAGCCGTACACCATATTCTCTTCGTGTAAGTGAAGTTCTTTCTGGATCTGGTGCTTCACAAAAGGACCGTTCAAAATCCCCCATGGATCTGTTGCTGGCTGCTAAGCAGAGGAATCAAAATAGATCTAGTCTGTCCATACAGAGCAGCAACAATAATAGCAGCAACATATCCTCTTCGGTAAGTATTCACCAAAGCGAATCAAGTCCAAACTCCTTCACTGTGGTTCCCAAGAGCAGTGGAAGAGAAACAACTTTAGGAACTCCCATTTCTAGTTCTTATAAACCATTTGACCCAGAACCATCCATGTCGCCGTTAACTATTCCAGCAGTTCGCAGTGAAACACCAGCTGTGATTTTGCAGCCTATTAAGAAGGTACAGAGTTCTGAACTGCTACAAAGTGAAGAATGTGCTTCAACAGACGTGGTACAGAGACTTCTGCACTCTCCAAAACATGCTCCTAGCAGTACCCTAATGGTGGATCTCCTGGAGAAACATGATACAGAGTCTCCTGTGCCCTCCCCGTCTGTCAGGGATGAAGAAAATGGGGAAGACCTCTTTATCCCATTCATCCCTCCCCCTCCAGAATTTGCCAACTCAGACACGGAGGAGGAAAGCATTCCTGCTCCAAAAAAACCACCTCCCAGCCTGCCTCCATCCACACCCATCCAGCAGAAAAGCAACCTGATCCTGTCTTCTAGTGAAAAGGTCAGCACTCCTGCAGCCACAATTGTGAATAAAACCAAAGGTCCCCCCCCTCCACCAAAACCTGTTCTGAAATCTATGGGTCTTCCTCGATTTCCAGCCTCTAACACCAGCTTAAAGGCGGCAGTGCAGACCCAACAAAAGGCCCCCATGCAGGTCCctgcaaagcaaaacaaaccaccTCCTCCACCTAATCCAGTCCTCAAACCTGCTCCAACTCCCAGCCAGATGACCCTTCAGAGCATCCTGCAGAAGAAGATGCTTGAGATGGATCTGAAGCCCACATTTCAAGAAGTGGACACCAACCCTGATGAGTGGGGGACGTCCCAGTCTGATGATGAGAGCAGTCACCCAGTGAAGCCCAAGTCTCAACAGAAGGACAAGAATGCCAATTCCCAAGTCAAGCAATCCCAGGGACAGGACCTGAGGACCAAGAATGAACTTGCCTCCAAAGTGAAAAAACCTATGGCTTCACCCACATCTACAAGGCCAGACACCAG tggCCTAGACAAGTCTAAACAGGCCTATGGCATGACCTTCACTGTGCGTCCCGGAACCAAGCAGCCCATTACCCCTGTAAGCAAAGGAGAGTCTATGTGA